A genomic segment from Polyangium mundeleinium encodes:
- a CDS encoding hydroxymethylglutaryl-CoA synthase family protein, whose amino-acid sequence MNAWKNVPDVGIDAMALSVPRGYVDLAELAEARGVPPSKYLSGLGTRQMTIAAPDEDPVTLAVNAARRLFERSGANPAEIGLCIVGTETAVDHSKPVAAFVHGLLGLPSACRMFEAKHACFGGTAGLLSAVDWIASGSARGRAALVVCTDIARYPLRSAGEPTQGAGAVALLVREKPRLLSLEVGQTGTFARDVHDFWRPLHHKEALVDGHYSVQCYLDALEGAYDAWRRLDGAADEPLVRTCYHVPYGKMARKAHRHRRMLEGATEQAADASFGVEVEPSLDLPSRIGNVYTGSLYLALASLLNAQAREIAGKRIGLFSYGSGCCAEFFAGRTTPEAAALVDRLDIDGPLRDSQRMTVAEYERLRAEDAAADRRTAPESARPRGKANEWDRAVYLGVDSNERRVYAYA is encoded by the coding sequence ATGAATGCTTGGAAAAACGTGCCCGACGTCGGGATCGATGCGATGGCTTTGAGCGTGCCCCGCGGTTATGTCGACCTCGCCGAGCTTGCCGAAGCGCGCGGGGTCCCGCCGTCGAAGTACCTCAGTGGGCTCGGTACACGCCAGATGACCATCGCCGCGCCCGACGAGGACCCTGTGACCCTGGCTGTCAACGCGGCCCGCCGCCTCTTCGAACGATCCGGCGCGAACCCTGCGGAGATTGGCCTTTGCATCGTCGGCACCGAGACCGCCGTCGACCACTCGAAGCCGGTCGCCGCGTTCGTCCATGGCCTGCTCGGGCTGCCGAGCGCTTGCCGGATGTTCGAGGCCAAGCACGCTTGCTTTGGCGGCACTGCGGGGCTGCTCAGCGCTGTCGACTGGATCGCCTCCGGCTCGGCCCGTGGGCGCGCCGCCCTCGTCGTCTGCACGGACATTGCACGATATCCCCTTCGATCGGCCGGTGAGCCGACGCAGGGCGCGGGCGCCGTCGCCTTGCTCGTCCGGGAAAAGCCGCGGCTCCTCTCGCTCGAGGTGGGCCAGACCGGCACCTTTGCACGCGACGTGCACGATTTCTGGCGTCCGCTCCACCACAAAGAGGCCCTCGTCGATGGGCACTACTCGGTGCAATGTTACCTCGACGCCCTGGAAGGCGCTTACGATGCCTGGCGCCGCCTCGACGGCGCTGCGGACGAGCCGCTCGTGCGGACTTGTTATCACGTCCCTTATGGGAAAATGGCCCGCAAGGCCCACCGGCACCGCCGGATGCTGGAGGGCGCGACCGAGCAGGCCGCGGACGCGTCCTTCGGGGTGGAGGTGGAGCCCTCCCTCGACCTGCCGTCCCGGATCGGCAATGTCTACACGGGCTCGCTCTACCTCGCGCTCGCCTCCCTCCTGAACGCCCAAGCGCGGGAGATCGCCGGAAAGCGGATTGGGCTCTTCAGTTATGGATCCGGCTGCTGCGCGGAGTTTTTCGCTGGCAGGACGACCCCGGAGGCCGCCGCGCTCGTGGATCGACTGGACATCGACGGGCCGCTGCGCGACAGCCAGCGCATGACGGTCGCCGAGTACGAGCGCCTGCGCGCGGAGGATGCCGCTGCCGATCGCCGTACGGCGCCGGAGAGCGCGCGGCCGCGAGGCAAGGCGAACGAATGGGATCGCGCGGTGTATCTCGGGGTCGATTCGAACGAGCGGCGGGTGTACGCGTACGCTTGA